Proteins from one uncultured Cohaesibacter sp. genomic window:
- a CDS encoding tripartite tricarboxylate transporter substrate binding protein, protein MNLRSGLVGLFTAVSLFASPVVAADYPERPVEFIVPWSPGGGSDTLMRLIANNIEPFLGAEMPIINMPGVGGTVGLREASRRAADGYTISQVHEGLLVASQIGLTELKWNDFEPIALMTSSPQYLVVNGKAPYQTFEEFLAYAKEHPGEITMGVTLGGVPHLHAAMIEQAFGLKFSYVGYEGTGQRIRALVGANLDAAIGDISSSKQFVDNGDLTFLAVGSANRVKAEPDVPTFKELGADIELSVTRGIVMPKGAPQEARDGLEAALKALSEDETYVTQTNNAGAEVDFRGQTAYTEYLGKLDKTVTSLAEVLAP, encoded by the coding sequence ATGAATTTACGCTCAGGCCTTGTGGGCCTTTTTACCGCTGTTTCTCTTTTCGCCTCGCCGGTTGTTGCTGCTGATTATCCGGAGCGTCCGGTTGAATTTATCGTTCCATGGTCTCCGGGTGGCGGGTCTGATACCCTGATGCGCCTCATCGCCAACAATATCGAGCCGTTTCTCGGCGCAGAGATGCCAATCATCAACATGCCAGGTGTGGGCGGAACAGTCGGCTTGCGCGAAGCTTCACGCCGTGCAGCCGATGGCTACACCATTTCTCAGGTTCATGAAGGCCTGCTGGTTGCGTCCCAGATCGGTCTGACGGAACTCAAATGGAATGATTTCGAGCCTATCGCCCTGATGACCTCTTCGCCGCAATATCTGGTTGTCAATGGCAAGGCGCCTTACCAGACCTTTGAAGAATTCCTCGCCTATGCCAAGGAGCATCCGGGTGAAATCACCATGGGTGTGACGCTGGGCGGTGTACCGCATCTGCATGCTGCCATGATCGAGCAGGCTTTCGGTCTCAAATTTTCTTATGTGGGCTATGAAGGCACCGGTCAGCGCATCCGCGCACTGGTTGGCGCCAACCTTGATGCTGCCATCGGCGACATCAGCTCCTCCAAGCAGTTTGTCGACAATGGCGATCTGACATTCCTCGCAGTCGGCTCCGCCAATCGGGTCAAGGCCGAGCCGGATGTGCCAACCTTCAAGGAACTGGGCGCCGACATCGAGCTGAGTGTAACCCGCGGCATCGTGATGCCAAAAGGTGCTCCGCAGGAAGCCCGCGACGGACTGGAAGCAGCTCTTAAGGCTCTGTCCGAAGACGAGACCTATGTGACCCAGACCAACAATGCCGGTGCGGAAGTCGATTTCCGCGGCCAGACTGCCTATACCGAATATCTTGGCAAGCTGGATAAAACCGTCACCAGTCTGGCAGAGGTTCTCGCACCGTGA